Sequence from the Maniola jurtina chromosome 18, ilManJurt1.1, whole genome shotgun sequence genome:
CagaacaataaatattaataattaatttagagaATATCGTTTTTTTGGTATTCTTGTTCTGcacttttaaagaaaaatttctCGTAATCATGATTCTCTCGGATCCTCTCTTGTGagtaaagtacctatttacagtctggcagaaataaaaaaaaattataataattcttaCTCCACATTTCAGGTAATGGAGATCATCAACGCACCATCCCGTCAGCGTGGCCGTGTCATAGACTTCAATGAGCTACTGTACGGCTACACTCGCCTGCAACCCGTTCATGGTATAGACCACGTGTTGGACTTGCTGCTCAAGTACCGGCGGTACAGAGGCAGGAAGATGACCGCTGCGGTACGGCGGCACGCTTACTTGCAGCAGTCCTTTACAggtaattatcatcatcatcatcagccgatagacatccactgctcgacataggtctcttgtagggacttccacgtgCCGCGGTCTTGCACCAGCGAGCGGCTCCATGCgaatcgtttgatgtcgtctgtacATCTATAGTGGAGAGGCTGCCAATGCTGCGTTTTCCAGTGTAAAGTTGCCATTTTTCTTCAGACTTCAATGTCTATCAGTTTTCGAATTATGTGCtttgcctattgccacttcagcttcgtaacccgttGTCTCTCCTACGAATCTTCTCattcctgatttgatcacgtagatgAACTTCAAGAATAGATTTAATGTAAGGTGGTAGTGGAGATAATTCAGTGCCAATACCTGACAGCTATTGTGTGACAGTTAAAATTGTCTCTGCATAGCTGAAAGTCTCTCTATTGCCTAAAATGCATcgttgcagcaagaataccgTAAATACAGCCAATTgtattaatttttgtattttagcaCAAAATACGAAGGGACAAATACCGATTTTTTTTCACGGGGTTTTACCTTGATATTAATCTGAGTTCTCTGTTGAGTCATATTTTATTGCAcgtttatattatttgtaactatttttgttttatgGGTTTGCGACTATTGTATTATACCTATTCACTACGGAATTTATAGAGGCTATTGAGTTTTATGAAATCGAAGGTCTTATCGACTATTTTTATCGTTAAATTATGAACAGTCCGTGTCTATcgtgtttacaaaaatatatctCCTTTGTTTCACgaaattataacttaaaattaccactgttaaaaaaagtttaaaatacttCTGTAAGTCGATTTGCAAACTTATAAAGGGACTAGGGTTCCAAATGACACACAGAGAGACCGAATACACAAAATTAGAACACAAAATGTACGTTGTAAAGTGAAATCAGTACGTTGGCACGTCCAGAGTTAATTTAGCCATCGATAGTAGCTCAGAGCGAGAGCGGTGAAGTGACGCGACTACGTTCCGGTTTACGTTACACTTCTTATTTATCAGTAGAAATCGTTGGAAAACAGTTCCTGATTCTATTCAAACAATACTAGACACTAGCGAGATAATATGACTTTTAAAGAGTTTGCAAAAATCAAGGAGGTATGCAGTAGTTAGCGAACACGATGGGTCGAAATAAATTTACTAAATTCCAGTTTTACATTTTCAGGAACTGAAATACGAGAGCTGCCGATGGGGGATCCAGCACCAATCGAAGAGGCCGAAATATTGGAACAGCTTGATCCCAATGGGAAGAACTATCAAAACGAGTATGAGGACTTTGACGATCCAAACCAGAATCAGAACAGCTTCCTCGACTTAGGCAATTTGAATGTGAGACAAGCTTTCGAGAACAGCTTGCTGAAGATACACAATAACTTACCAAAAATGCTTCAGTGGAGTAACGAGAACTACGAGTATGCCGTCTACTACAGACAGATAAACTTCATTTTACCCCTTTTGGGTAGATTTGAAACATTTAATCGATTCATGAAAAATTATGAAGATATCGTCCTTAAAAGCGATGAAGCTGTTAGCTTAATTATTGTTCTATTCTTAGACCCCGAAAGTCCTCTAGATTATGAAAATTCCAAAACATTAATCAATCATTTTAAAAGCCTTTACGGGAAAGATATAAGAGTTGTTTCGATGGGTGAAACGACTTTTTCAAGAGGTGCAGCGCTCACAGAAGGTCTCAAGGAATGTTCGATTGATGATTTAGTTTCCTTCATAGACGTTGACATGATGTTCAATCACATAACACTTAGAAGAATTAGAATTAATACTGTTAAATACAATCAAGTGTACTTTCCAATTGTGTTCAGTCAGTTTAATCCTGAAGTGGTGTATGGTgatgaatataataaattcaaagaAGAAGTTACTGAAACTACCGAAGCAGAGGATGCTGAAGAAATTAATgatgatttaaataaaagtgaaaGGGAATTAGCAGATTTGAAGTATAGTGGTGATATAGATGATGATTTTGGTTATTTCAGACAGTACGGTTTTGGTATACTCAGTATTTATAAATGTGACTTTGAAAGAGTTGGTGGTTTCGATTTAAGTATCAAAGGGTGGGGGATGGAGGATGTGCAGTTGTTCGAGACGCTAATAAAGTCAAACTTAACAGTGTACAGGATAGCTGATGAGACTTTGGTGCACATCTTCCATTCGGTGGACTGTGATAGCAAGTTAGAGAAAAGCCAGTTCCTGATGTGTCTGGGAACGAAAGCCTCGACATATGGGAGTGATAAGCACATGACATACTATATGTTAAATCATCCTGAAGTATTATGGCCGCAGAAAGTGAAGGGTGCTAGCTAGTACAGGGTTGTAGTTAGGATTATTTTGGAAATTATGACAATTATACCTATAGcgaaattatttgttttaatagTGATATTCTGGTTAATGTACCATCGGCAGCTATGAAGTTATTTGTACAGCAGCATCTAATTGATAATACCAGTCGGATCAAGACATTAGACTGATATTATTGAAATAGACCAGTATTTTATTAGAATTAGGTTTTAAACGAAGTACATAGTTAAGAATAGTAGTGTaaaaagttaagttaagttagtttaaCGACTTAATTTCGAAATGTAAGAACTGCAAATGTTTTTTCTTCTGTACATATAATTAACAATTGTTGTTGTCTAAGAGGATATTATTTTAGGAAATATTTGTATGTAGATTTGTGAAAACAGAGTTAtaggaaaatatttttggtaTCAATTTTGTGAAAATATCCTCTAGAATGACACGTTGTGGAAATTCCTATTTTTCGaagcatttataaatatttagattAATAGGGCATCAGTGCAAGAATTGTCCACGTTATTCATTTATGATGTAGTAGGTACATGtctcgaaaattgaaaataaagtcCATTTGCTTTTTTTTTGGTTATATGATTTGTGGTGATGCCCTCAGATGTTCCTAGAAAattatagttttagatttattactTTTAGAATTTAgtcgttatttttaattttgccaaGGGCTCACAACTTTTAAATCCTGTATCCCTTGTACAAGTTTGCACAGTGTAGACGTATTTATATGAAAAAGATACTCAAGCTTATGAGATCAAatctgtaagtaaataaataaaatgtttagatGTAATAAACAAGGTTATATGGGTACCATTTGAGGGTTGGCCGTCCATTGTCACAGGCTATTAgaggaataatttttttttacaagggaagattatgtaaataataataatagaaaatattcgttttgtaggtacctatctaaagtTACCACGTCTCAGATTTATATCCTATTTTCTTTCTGCGAATTTCAGTAATGGATTTGGCTGGATTATTACTCGTAGAACTAGGTACAGTGACTGGCAAATAACTTGTGCAAAACGTGGTGCAGAAAGTAGGGGCTACTGATCTACCAATTGCGTGCACCCGCGCGATAGAAATCCGCTCACAccaacaaataactattgtttacgagtacctactagCTTATTATTCTTTGTATGTTGTAGAATTCCGCAAAATGAATCCTGTAAATCAATCAATGGACGCTCAACCTAAGCAATTATTgtcataataagtattattaataatttttatatgtatatttaatgATATTCTAAAGGAAAATTGCGCGCCCCTCCTTTATTTTCCATACAAATTATGAGTAAGTATGAAAAATTTAGGAATCAGTGACATTTTAGGTTAGAATTTTATGCCCTCTAGCACTAAACTTGTTCGTTTCTAGCTGTTTTTGGTTGATTTTTTGGTGCTCTTACTAAGACATTGATTAAGCATACAGAATTCTAATTAAAGTAATAGATATGGTGGTGTATACCCGAATTGTGTCGTCCATTTTTAGGAACATAAGTACTTCACACATTTTAATGTCCCGGTCACATTGACGGCCAACAACACGATGTTCAatggcgtttcccgttaaatgtagatgtagccacgtacaacggcattcacgaTGACGTTTGGCGTTGGACGATTTTAACTTCATTTCAATTGGCATTACACATTTCACCGTTCATTTCACCgctcaagtgtggccactcagtttaacgcgttgattatcgcgataattatagcgttgttgggcattgacgttaatcTTAATGTAGCCGCACATAATACATTATGAATATcgcaataagtacctatagcagCTAACAAGTTTGGTGTCAGAGGTGCTTATCGGATACCGTCACGAAAGTTGATTGCACGCAATTCATTCTAAGACCATATGCATACTTCTGGACATAGCTgtcttttttgggttccgtattcAGAGGTCAAAACGGAGCCCTGTGAATGTCacttctctgtctgtctgtccgcgtgtcacaggtctaaCTCGTAGACAAAATGAGTGACAAACCTgatattttggtatttggtgtagaacactgacccaaaaccgaatattgaattagaaatttataaacgttgaatttgaattaaatcAGCCATTCCAAAATGGTTACCCCCAGTgtctttttgtctttgtcatttgtatgtgcttacgtaacagagagagctttatACTTACTTTTCTCCGTGGATAGAATAAAGTGATTTCAATTCGATATACATATTGTATTTTGAAATCAATTCGATATTCAactaaaaaatacaattattttaatttttattgtttgttataaTACTGTTGCTTAAGTTTATAGCAAGAAGTTCTCTTTTTAGTTCAACTTCACCAGTTAAATTCAACTTTCGTGACGTATGCTGTACTTTGTGCTCGCTGTAAATAGAAACTTTTGTGCTCACTAAGTGCCAATTTTaggttaagtaggtaattttaaaatgaatgttatttttttattcaatgatgtTACGATGTTGTGATGTGATGACAATGAAGATGATGATCATGGAGGTGAAAATgagtttatgaaattaaattaatttttcagaacttgtttttttttatcatttttgttGTAGTCTGTCATTCTGAGGCATATCTATGTTCtgagcatcgatgtatatggattagcctttcccatacaattccgtccgcaaaaatacgcttgaatcttacgtcatcgtcattgacaaagtcaagagacttttgcaaattctcttgactttttgagcgcgttttttatcttcgaagggcccatccataaaCATCGATGGTTCTGAGGTaacacataaaaacaaaaagcgATGATAGACTAATGcccagagacatgctacctaaacaagattgtgcactgaggcaccaaaaacgagcctattgagatagcgctaaattggagtgtgtccctttctattagggtgacaacacgatttgataatgtaagacatttgacggattatatgagaataggagaggatgaatcatcatgataacccatcgccgctcactactgagcacgggtctcttctcagaatgataaaggcttaggccatagtctgccgcgctgtagttataaaagtagagaaattcaattttttttgttctgcgaaaaagtaccagtcatgttaagtatgggtacctataatataggtaagtaaaattattttgtataatctggtgcatgtgtttaggtcctaaacagttttaggaagttcgtaagcaaggcatacttttgggaaaattgatggtacagcgtttctttttaaaaaaaaatcagtgcacacgaagccgtagcaaaatcttccgctttaaaatgcattccgcaaactgccgaatatttggtcatatttcctggaacgacagcgatccatttttgccttaagtcttcatttttgagaaatctatcgataaacagaaaaaaacacttccattagacaatcaaattatggttaccttactacttctgtatagtatagtacagaatgttcgccatattgtattgcttgacacccagtgttgtcatcctattaatttaaaaaaatatttataatactttttaaactaaatgatattttaatgactttataaaataaagataacagtatgaaaattactgcgaaaacaaaagaaagtaatcttgttgtttgaaattaaataaacaatgaataagaactttgtgagctacatcataattcgtaccatagaaaatatttttttatgcttgcaatccattagacagtgacacactccaatttatagacctctcgctcggctcgtttttccgcttagcataattgtattagaaattggactttatgctaatgcaacagaatttatttttgcagggaattaaagctgaagtgcacaatcatgtttaggtagcacgtctctgCTAATGCCTAAGAGGCTAAGATGTCAGCTTCGATCCTGGGCGCACATCTCAAATGTTTTATgagtaaataggtaagtatgtgcgttttaagcaattaagtacttaaatatcacttgcttaaacggtgaaggaaacatcgtgaggaaaaccgCATGGCTGAAAGTTCTACGTACTTTTCTCAATGTGTGTGAAGTCCTGGGCCAGCGTGTCAGACTATGGCTTAAGCCTCAGTAGGTGCCCattatgatcatgatgatgcaAAGACGGCTTGTAGAGCAAATTTCCAACACGTAACCTTTGGTAGGAGGAGTGAATATGAAGGTATGTAGGGtcttcattatcatgatcaacccatcatcggcccactactgagaacgggtctcctctacaatgagaaggatttggctatagttcaccacgctagccaagtgtggattggcagactcttttttttaaagaatattagccatgctaatcatgactaatactccaattaagcgtaaagcttgtgccaggagtgggtacgataatagtgcaacgggtggggtttggggtttgaaccgccgacctttcggaattcagtccgctccttagccgttgagctatcgaggctcttttgattgacagacttcataaacCTTTGAgggtagtaggtataggtacggcACAATACAGATTTTATTAATCTCTAGTAGAACCTAAATTgcatttctaaataaaaatttcaatttcatgcGAGGTCTTGTGATGTTACATGTAATTGTTTGGCAAGATTTCAACCGCGACAATGACAAACGATTTCAGTGAAAAGAATAACCGCCACGCTCTACTTTTGTAAAAGTGGGACATTTTTGAGATAACATCGTCCCGTGATTAGAGTAATTACGggtaaacacactttcacaccGACTGCGTAGAGCCGTCGTCAACTAGAACACGCATTGCTTCTCAATTCGCAACTGGCCTTTGTTGGAGCCGAAAAgcttttttttacccgactacggcaaagccaaaaggaagggttaggaagaaattttagcagtctatgtatgtatgtatgtttgtatccagattctgtgtgtaccaccgtagcgcctaaactactcgttgtaaaggtctagacataggctacattttatacgaaaaaattaacacggatgttacatcaaaaaaagtgagtctgaaattttatttttttgctattgtatagagtaggatgtcaaatgaaagaggagaaaatagaaatgatgaatgctaagcatgcaggaaaagccagccccAAGCATCACCACgtaacaccacacaaatcttgcATCTTGTGCATTGTAAGAGGTCTACATCTCCCGAGGATTCGGTGTCAGAGCGAAACGtgcatcgttttttttttaaatctttatttattttaaagaacttTTATACACTGTGTCCTATAATATGTCATTCTACCTTACACCTAGATTAACCTAATAGATTAAGTACCTAACTAGTAAGTAACATAtttgcgtcgagtgtgttctggtggatttgtgtggtctTACGTGGTGGTGGTTACTCATATCATTATAGGTTAGTAGTTAGCCGGGAGCGAACGGCCATCAACATAGTACATTGAATATGTATTGTACAAGAAGCCAGGTTATGTAAGAGTATACATTATGTCCGAGATCTGAGCGATTAGTTGTGGGATTGCGTTTCATAATGATCAGACGGATGGTACTGTACAAGTGGGTCGCTGGGTGGCCATTCAACCAGCGTTAGTTATAGCGGGCTATCTTATGAAATCGCTATTTACACGACTGCACCCAAAAAGGATACATGTATGTCTatttaactttctttattctatCATGACTTCTAagatgcctgaacagatttggattaTGAGATGTCGTTAAAATCTTTACATGATTCCGAGCATTAAActgtcaattaaaaaaatatacatatatggccaggcagtcgtgtttttaaccgacttcaaaaaaaggaggaggttctcaattcatcggaatcttttttaattttgttaataataCTAAGTGGCCAgtttatcccaagagaactcctgctTGCTTGCTAAAAGGGAAACTCATCTGTTCTAACGAGAGATAAATGGTGTGCGAGCAATAgagacaaacatacttttgcagCGTTCATGCAATACGTCAGttagttagttattttataaaggaGTTGGTGGCCAGGCTGCAGCTTTGGCTTGTATCATCTCCTTTGATTTCTTGATCAAATGATCAATTTTATTGATGGTccttaaagaaatatttttccTATCTCTTGGTAACCCACAAAATCATAAAAGTTTAAGTATTGTGCAGTAAATGGCACTCTAGAGTTTAAACTAGACGATACTACTTAATATGAAATGTGGCTATTGAAATCTATTTTGTGCTAGTTTTTCACTTTGTAGCACTGTAGAACAGCTCGCTCGAATCGTAGCCACACAGCACGAACGCGGGTAATTGTATAGTAATCTAAAAAAGAGCATTAGCAGTCACTGCGGGTTATAGTTGAAAGAGTCTCATTTTCAACATCTGAACTTTATTGTGTTAAATGTCAGGAGCTAATGAATCGAGCAATATTTTTACGTTTACACAACCATTTCATTAATATGTTCCATCTATGACATAAGTAGATATTGGGGTGATAGATTAGTctaaaaaagctgtgatagcctagtggttagaacttccgcctcctaatcggaggtcggcggttcgatcccgggcacgcaccactaacttttcagttatgtgcgttttaagcaattaaatatcacttgctttaacggtgaaggaaaacatcgtgaggaaacctgcatgcccgagagttctccatgttctcaaaggcgtgtgaagtctgccaatcccagccagcgtggcagactatggccttaaacccttctcattttgagaggagacccatactcagtagtggggcggaaatgggttgatcattatgatgatgatgagattaGTCTAGTTAAGAGTTACTGCCTCCTCTTCCAGGGGCTCGGGACTCAATCTCGGCAATTTCTAGCGTTTTTCGAGCAAtcaaattttaatatcactctTTTAACGGCGAAGAAAACACCATGCTTAAacttgcatgcctaagagttctccataatgttctcaaaggtgtgtgaagtctgccaatccgcacttttcTAGTGGTgggctatggcctaaacctttctcattttgagaggagccCCGTGCTCTGTATTGGGCTGGCAAAAGATTTAGATGATGAAGATGAGATAAACGTCGTTACTGTTCGTTTGTTACCAAGGGCTGCTCTCTtagttaactaaaaaaaaaaagaaaacccgGCTGAGTTGgttatgggctcttctcagacttgggcgcgtttggaaccctcgtagctttagttttaaaaatttatatcatcttacaaatataacaattttgaccatcaaaaggtgtacaaatactaactactttgaataaacgattttgattttaatttttgattttgaatattGAGTCGGGTTCGGCTACACGGGTAGGTATTGGTCCACGCATTGCCGTAAGGAAAATATCTGGAAGGTTTCTACTGGACAAAACGTCAGAGTTTAGTTTCCAAAGCTAGCTCCAGCTGAATTTGTAAAGAGTATGGAAGCTTTATTTTCCCCTTATAGTTTTTCGCAATTACGGGCTTCTGCAATATCACACCCTGATTACGGGATAATCCGTAAAGTACGGGGCATCTGGCATGTCTAATTGAATCCCAGATCACCCGAATAAGAGGCTGTTGTCTATCTATTCATCCCAAGAACTACTTCATACACCTAGGTATATTGTGAAATCGCTGGTTTTGAATTAGTATGCAAAATTACATAACAGGTAATATGTAATTAATACTGAATAGAGAGTTTGAACATAACTCAAAATCTGAATGCTACATCATCACAACCAAgcaatacttaattaattgccTTGTTATTTTCCACGGAAGCTTGAGTTCTAGGCGTATCATCAAGCATGGCTGTAAACTTAATCTGTATGTTAATTCTGTTGCGCATTTAAATATACAACGCTAAATTAAATTCCcactttcatttatttgcatttttatgtTTTGCTAAATTTTGTTACATCTGTTTTGGTGGCTTTTACTGTCTAATTTAAAATGGCTATTCTATATTCCAATTTTCTTTTGCAGCCATAGAGTCTCAATGCAAAAAATTCTTACAAGACATTTCAGCATGATTTGCCTCAACTGGTGACAGAAAGGCTGGCTCACTTTTTAAGGATCAATACAGAAGTGCAGCAAATCTTTTTTGGCTATAACTTTTAGTGCAAACCAATAAAACTTTATAGTCTTATTTATCTGTTGGTAGGCACTAGACACCTAGTCACTACTTTTGATGCGGAATGGTGATTTCGTCATAAGAAACCGGCAAATAGAATCAGTACTAGAAGATATATGACCAGGTCcttgcttttttaaaattttcaggtGCCTTACTTTCGGATTTTCTATTTAAATCttgaaactattattattattattccatcTGTTCCattatatctacctatgtaTTTCATGTCtttcaattattttgtaaagATTACTGACAGGCGACAACATTTATATAGAGCGatagtgattataatattatgtatcatcaaaatattgattttggtCTTATACTTATTATCAGATCAGCTTTCCCACGACTTTTACCCCcctagaggttgaattttcaaaaatcctttcttagcggatgtctagaCGTCGTAATAGCTATGTGCATGCCATACAGCCCGATCCGActagtagtttgagttgtgcgttcaTAGATTTAgtgatcagtcaatcagtcagtcagtcagcttttccttttatattaataGATTTGGTAGTCTAAAAAATACAACAGAGTACGGTgtcaaaatgtatttattattttttataaaaaaaaaacaaaaacttaaaataacaattaagctAACTTATCGATAAACTTTATACAGAACAAGAGTCGTTCCCAGCTATGAGCCACTTCGTTTTCGCCCGAGAGCTGTCGGAACTGTCAGTGAATTTTTTGACAGTTTTGACAGCTGTCATGAAACGACTGGCTGATAGCTGGGTAACCCGTGTGCGTGCACAGTCGCAGGCGTTGGCCGGATGGCAGGCCGAGGCGGAGCGAGGTCACCTACATTGTACGTGGCCCTCGATCCATTGGTTTAGGCATTCGGGCGGTCGGAGATGGAACGATCTGACCCGAATAAGTCGAACATCTCAAGGGATGGTTTGGGGTTTAGTAGGGAGCGCCGTAGCTGCTGGAGGGGGTTCCGTAGGAGGTGGAAGGGCCGGACGGGtatccgccgccgccgccgctgtACCCGCCGGTCTGCTCGTACTGGGCGACCTGGATGGCTTGACGGATGGCTTCAAGGCTGATGCCGACGACGCGGCCGCCGCCGGGCACTCCGTAGGAGGTGGATGGGACTCCGTATGAAGATGAGATACCGCCTCCGTGTCCACCGCCGTGTCCACCTCCGAACCCTGAGCCGGATGAAGCCTCTTCCCTGAGGAGGATTTGACGGACTTGTTCTAGGAGTTGAGAGTCGACGTTTTGGCCTTCGGAGGTCTGGTAACCTGAGGAGACGGCGCGTAGGCTGCCGCCTCCACCGATCAGACCGCCGATTCCACCGCCACCGTGGCCTCC
This genomic interval carries:
- the LOC123874575 gene encoding chondroitin sulfate synthase 1; the encoded protein is MPRRSKWMHLVAGVVAGVTFGVFLKLCLRPSSRTSIQACPNAAKYVAPDPLSIVGLRADETLFNSNRTLVFVGVMTAEQYLTTRARAVYETWAQDLPGKIAFFSSEVSRAPGLPLIPLRNVDDSYPPQKKSFLMLLYMYEHYGERFEWFMRADDDVYVRGDKLGEFLRSVDSRKPQFIGQAGRGTNNEKDALALDYNENFCMGGPGVLISRETMRRVAPHVKYCLKHLYTTHEDVELGRCVAKFAGVSCTWSYDMQTILHHNSSGSEAYTGRLKKREVHRAITLHPVKDHRQLYRLHTYFKNLRIQDLREQSLDLHRDIQSSARELGVEGKHVNSFVLPGGVPLFIAKMGEPGYLGDNRILGAPIDFNRYKANKVTDIVPFDFITKSIHSVSHSNPKRRIETPLKEALDDVIREVMEIINAPSRQRGRVIDFNELLYGYTRLQPVHGIDHVLDLLLKYRRYRGRKMTAAVRRHAYLQQSFTGTEIRELPMGDPAPIEEAEILEQLDPNGKNYQNEYEDFDDPNQNQNSFLDLGNLNVRQAFENSLLKIHNNLPKMLQWSNENYEYAVYYRQINFILPLLGRFETFNRFMKNYEDIVLKSDEAVSLIIVLFLDPESPLDYENSKTLINHFKSLYGKDIRVVSMGETTFSRGAALTEGLKECSIDDLVSFIDVDMMFNHITLRRIRINTVKYNQVYFPIVFSQFNPEVVYGDEYNKFKEEVTETTEAEDAEEINDDLNKSERELADLKYSGDIDDDFGYFRQYGFGILSIYKCDFERVGGFDLSIKGWGMEDVQLFETLIKSNLTVYRIADETLVHIFHSVDCDSKLEKSQFLMCLGTKASTYGSDKHMTYYMLNHPEVLWPQKVKGAS
- the LOC123874169 gene encoding pro-resilin, with the protein product MKAFVACIALALVACSSAEAPSGYNYNRPSGGHGGGGIGGLIGGGGSLRAVSSGYQTSEGQNVDSQLLEQVRQILLREEASSGSGFGGGHGGGHGGGISSSYGVPSTSYGVPGGGRVVGISLEAIRQAIQVAQYEQTGGYSGGGGGYPSGPSTSYGTPSSSYGAPY